A genomic window from Nitrospirota bacterium includes:
- a CDS encoding PAS domain S-box protein, whose amino-acid sequence MQRRRSERIPLNLPAQILLGGKIYDGFIINVSKDGIGSAVTSVVEAPAGFVPVNHVELHFQDPFGKNIDLACELAWFSRSDSDSRKITIGMRIINPPLMYKVFIRTLLDANLQKKSKEQLIAELLEARRKIGLMKAAGPKENRPDDILVKREDVYHSLVESTEDSIYIVDRECRYQFMNQMHLSRLGLSSDECLGLPYRDLHSAEESDEFLRNIEAVFATGTSLRYEQQSSKDGKYFLRSLSPIRGADNSIKAVTVISKNITDRKLAEELLMNSNQELERQVRDRTSALVDLNESLNREIAERRQTEDALKKSSEEWRITFDSTKDMMLMLDEAFNVIRLNRATATFLDRPYRKIIGLSIFELFPNMDIKPERHPLRKMARSKRHEESEIYSKDKGIWVLASADPIVGNDGTMTGAVHIIRDITEQKNLQLQLLQAQKMESIGRLAGGIAHDFNNLLSAIIGYTELTLLKLPAESPLKDHLVTVKDAGEKAAELTHRLLAFSRKQVLQMQAVNLSASLESMVKMMSRMVREDISLELHTGPSLNTIMADPVQIEQIVMNLIVNARDSMPNGGKLIIETSNAYLDDDFVVRHENVERGNYVLLSVSDTGIGMSKKVQERIFEPFFTTKGMSEGTGLGLATVYGIVKQHNGYIYVYSEIGKGTTFKIYLPVSGEERAALPEKAYEVLAGGSEVVLVVDDDPSIRKLIKDVLEPLGYRLLFANDGDEALHTAQQATEPIEVLLTDVIMPNMNGSQLADIFRRDYPGVKVIFMSGYTDETITRQGVLTEGDILIQKPLSPTKLTNRLREILDKRSNS is encoded by the coding sequence ATGCAAAGAAGGCGATCCGAGAGAATTCCTCTGAACCTGCCGGCGCAGATTCTCCTGGGAGGAAAAATCTATGACGGTTTTATTATCAATGTCTCTAAAGACGGCATTGGCTCTGCGGTTACATCAGTTGTCGAGGCCCCGGCAGGATTTGTCCCGGTCAACCATGTTGAGCTGCATTTCCAGGATCCATTCGGCAAGAACATCGACCTGGCCTGTGAACTGGCATGGTTTTCCCGCAGTGATTCAGATTCCCGAAAAATAACGATCGGCATGAGGATTATTAATCCACCGCTTATGTACAAGGTGTTCATCAGGACCCTGTTAGATGCCAATCTGCAGAAAAAATCAAAAGAGCAGCTCATCGCCGAACTGTTAGAGGCGCGCAGGAAAATCGGGCTGATGAAAGCGGCAGGACCTAAAGAAAATAGGCCAGATGATATTCTGGTAAAGCGTGAAGATGTTTATCATTCACTGGTCGAATCTACCGAAGATTCCATATACATTGTGGACAGGGAATGCCGGTACCAGTTCATGAACCAGATGCACCTGTCCAGGCTTGGCCTTTCTTCCGATGAATGTCTCGGTCTGCCCTATCGCGATCTTCATTCTGCTGAAGAGTCGGATGAATTTCTCAGGAATATCGAAGCCGTTTTTGCTACCGGCACATCCCTCCGCTATGAGCAGCAGAGCAGCAAGGACGGAAAGTATTTCCTGCGCTCGCTCAGCCCTATCAGGGGGGCGGATAACAGCATAAAAGCGGTGACCGTCATATCGAAGAACATTACTGACCGCAAGCTGGCAGAAGAGCTGTTAATGAATTCCAATCAGGAGCTTGAAAGGCAGGTCAGGGACAGGACCTCAGCTCTTGTCGATCTGAATGAAAGCCTCAACAGGGAGATAGCCGAACGCAGGCAGACGGAAGATGCTCTCAAGAAGTCGTCGGAAGAATGGCGTATTACGTTTGACTCGACAAAAGACATGATGCTTATGCTGGATGAAGCATTCAACGTAATACGGCTGAACAGGGCGACCGCCACATTTCTCGATAGACCCTACCGTAAAATTATTGGCCTCAGTATCTTCGAACTCTTCCCGAATATGGACATAAAGCCTGAACGGCACCCTCTGAGGAAAATGGCGCGGTCAAAAAGGCACGAAGAATCGGAGATCTATTCCAAGGATAAAGGCATATGGGTATTGGCCTCAGCCGACCCAATTGTGGGCAACGATGGAACGATGACGGGCGCGGTCCATATCATACGTGATATTACGGAACAAAAAAATCTGCAGTTGCAGCTGCTCCAGGCGCAGAAGATGGAATCCATCGGTCGCCTTGCCGGCGGCATTGCGCATGATTTCAATAATCTCCTGTCCGCTATTATCGGGTACACAGAATTGACCCTGCTCAAACTCCCTGCAGAAAGTCCGCTGAAGGACCATCTCGTGACCGTAAAGGATGCGGGAGAAAAGGCCGCCGAGCTTACCCATCGGCTGCTTGCCTTCAGCCGTAAGCAGGTGCTTCAGATGCAGGCCGTCAACCTCAGTGCGAGTCTCGAAAGCATGGTGAAGATGATGTCCCGTATGGTCAGGGAGGACATATCTCTTGAACTGCATACGGGACCATCCCTCAACACGATCATGGCTGATCCGGTTCAGATAGAACAGATTGTGATGAACCTGATCGTCAATGCCCGCGATTCCATGCCCAACGGCGGCAAATTGATCATAGAGACCTCAAATGCGTATCTGGACGACGATTTTGTTGTGCGACATGAGAATGTGGAACGCGGCAACTACGTGCTGCTTTCGGTGAGTGACACCGGAATAGGGATGAGCAAAAAGGTGCAGGAGAGGATCTTCGAACCCTTCTTCACTACCAAGGGGATGAGTGAAGGGACAGGACTTGGACTTGCAACGGTCTATGGCATCGTTAAGCAGCACAACGGATATATCTATGTTTACAGCGAGATCGGGAAGGGAACAACGTTCAAGATTTACCTCCCTGTCTCCGGCGAAGAAAGGGCGGCCTTGCCTGAAAAGGCATATGAAGTGCTGGCCGGGGGAAGTGAGGTTGTGCTTGTTGTTGACGATGATCCTTCGATCCGCAAATTGATCAAAGACGTGCTTGAGCCGCTGGGCTACAGGCTTCTGTTTGCCAATGACGGCGATGAGGCACTGCATACGGCGCAACAGGCAACTGAACCGATTGAGGTGCTGCTGACCGATGTTATTATGCCGAACATGAACGGCAGTCAGCTTGCCGATATTTTTCGAAGGGACTATCCTGGCGTTAAGGTCATATTCATGTCCGGATACACGGACGAAACGATTACCCGGCAAGGCGTCCTGACCGAGGGCGATATACTTATCCAGAAGCCTCTGTCACCGACTAAATTAACCAACAGATTGCGCGAGATATTGGATAAAAGAAGTAATTCCTGA
- a CDS encoding 4-oxalocrotonate tautomerase family protein, producing the protein MPFVNIKITKDGATPEKKAELIRGVTNLLRDVLGKNPATTVVIIDELDTDNWGIGGETVSMRRKQGG; encoded by the coding sequence ATGCCATTTGTGAATATCAAGATCACCAAAGACGGTGCAACTCCTGAGAAGAAGGCTGAACTTATCAGAGGCGTTACGAATCTGCTTCGGGACGTCCTGGGGAAGAACCCGGCAACAACAGTTGTGATCATCGATGAACTGGATACGGACAACTGGGGTATTGGCGGGGAGACGGTAAGCATGAGAAGAAAACAGGGAGGATAA
- a CDS encoding helix-turn-helix transcriptional regulator — protein MRTLKEYIANQMKSPDFKKAWDDLDPEFQVLKAMIKAREKSGVSQAELARRCGTKQSVISRLERGAFSKATLETIKKVADALDMQLEIKLHHRKA, from the coding sequence ATGAGAACATTAAAAGAGTATATAGCAAATCAGATGAAAAGCCCGGACTTCAAAAAGGCATGGGATGATCTTGACCCTGAATTTCAGGTATTGAAGGCCATGATAAAGGCCCGCGAAAAGTCGGGGGTTTCTCAGGCTGAACTTGCCAGACGGTGCGGGACTAAGCAGAGTGTAATTTCAAGACTCGAACGCGGCGCATTCAGCAAGGCCACGCTTGAGACGATCAAAAAAGTGGCAGATGCTCTTGATATGCAGCTTGAAATAAAACTTCATCACAGGAAGGCCTAA
- a CDS encoding type II toxin-antitoxin system RelE/ParE family toxin: MRSCEEPYTRQIRNKIRELRVKDNLGHIRVLYFTFTGKRFVLLHGFLKKAEKRMKDFIERYGGKS, from the coding sequence GTGCGTTCTTGTGAAGAGCCCTATACTCGGCAGATCAGGAACAAGATCAGGGAGTTGAGGGTAAAGGACAACCTTGGACATATTCGGGTTCTATATTTTACGTTTACCGGGAAGCGCTTTGTTCTTTTACATGGCTTTTTGAAAAAAGCAGAAAAAAGGATGAAAGATTTTATAGAACGGTACGGAGGTAAATCATGA
- a CDS encoding NAD(P)-binding protein, with product MNPKITRRDFLNGALLGAGVLLLELPAPLKLFAQSLPTYGFGGIGDYAYSNGNTAAVIKAFMAIENGDYTSLTTEAINTGETYDLVIVGGGLSGLGAAYEFNKFSSKQAKCLILDNHPIFGGAAKRNEFMVQGERLIGPQASNAFGVIDRPGIPGYDIYHELGIPTDFTYAELPSELKPMDFDTTNFGYRLWFDSKSIGYYYAGQEQGTPGKWVSDFWENKLAGTPYSEKARKDFLRWRNISDRQYEGDDYGRWLDSMTYKDYLEKILTLDPEITRYADPVLASVVGLGCDVISAYTARQVSMPGFPEFRGHGSLKNSHWHSFPGGNDGFSRYFIKALIPDAIEGGKSFAAIHNGQVRFPALDRESNKVRLRLGSSVIRVEQERSSTQEKNVTVIYQRDGKIFRLKTRSVVMACGSRLSRKVVSGLPLSHAEAFNQFHVSPILVANVALTNWRFLYRLDLTACKWQGGFGFGCNIRKPMYIGDYHPPLHPDKPTVLTFYISFHQPGLPIEEQGENGRKKLLGTSFAEFQSLLIGQMKQLFSANGFNAEKDIAGLILNRWTYSYVNPQPGFYFGKDGKPAARDVIRKAFGSIAFAHAELNGHQHWVAAVDEGRRAARQAMEA from the coding sequence ATGAATCCTAAGATTACTCGTCGGGATTTTCTCAATGGTGCGCTTCTTGGAGCGGGGGTTCTCCTGCTTGAGTTGCCTGCTCCACTGAAACTGTTTGCTCAATCTCTGCCGACCTACGGCTTCGGGGGCATAGGCGATTATGCATATTCCAATGGGAACACTGCTGCTGTAATTAAAGCGTTCATGGCTATAGAAAATGGGGACTACACATCCCTAACCACTGAAGCTATAAATACTGGCGAAACATATGATCTTGTCATTGTCGGTGGAGGTCTGAGCGGTCTGGGGGCTGCGTATGAGTTTAATAAGTTTTCTTCAAAGCAGGCAAAATGCCTTATCCTCGACAACCATCCTATCTTTGGCGGCGCAGCAAAAAGAAATGAATTCATGGTGCAGGGAGAGCGGCTTATTGGACCACAGGCGTCTAACGCCTTTGGCGTTATAGACCGCCCGGGTATTCCAGGTTACGATATTTACCATGAATTGGGCATACCAACAGATTTTACCTATGCTGAGCTACCTTCCGAGTTAAAACCTATGGACTTTGATACCACAAATTTTGGCTACCGGCTCTGGTTCGATTCAAAAAGCATTGGGTACTATTATGCCGGTCAGGAACAGGGCACACCCGGCAAGTGGGTGTCAGACTTCTGGGAGAACAAGCTTGCAGGAACTCCGTATTCGGAAAAGGCCCGGAAAGATTTTCTTCGCTGGCGAAATATATCAGATCGCCAATATGAAGGTGATGACTACGGCCGCTGGCTTGATTCGATGACATACAAGGATTATCTGGAAAAGATTCTGACGCTCGATCCGGAAATAACACGCTATGCTGATCCTGTTCTCGCCAGTGTGGTTGGGCTTGGCTGTGATGTAATCAGCGCCTATACTGCACGTCAGGTATCAATGCCGGGTTTCCCTGAGTTCCGGGGACATGGCTCATTAAAGAACAGCCACTGGCATTCCTTCCCCGGCGGCAATGACGGCTTCTCCCGCTATTTCATTAAAGCCCTCATTCCCGATGCCATTGAAGGCGGCAAAAGCTTTGCAGCTATTCACAACGGACAAGTGCGCTTCCCCGCTCTGGATCGTGAAAGTAACAAGGTGCGTTTAAGGCTTGGCTCCTCTGTAATCCGTGTTGAACAGGAACGCAGCTCTACTCAGGAGAAGAACGTAACTGTTATCTATCAGCGTGATGGAAAGATTTTTCGCCTCAAGACCCGAAGTGTTGTAATGGCATGCGGCAGTCGCCTCTCGCGAAAGGTTGTATCCGGCCTGCCTCTCAGCCATGCTGAAGCCTTCAATCAATTCCACGTCTCTCCCATACTTGTAGCAAATGTAGCCCTTACTAACTGGCGTTTTCTTTACCGATTAGATCTTACTGCCTGTAAATGGCAAGGCGGTTTCGGCTTCGGTTGCAATATTCGTAAGCCGATGTATATAGGAGATTACCACCCGCCGCTGCATCCTGATAAGCCCACAGTGCTTACTTTTTACATTTCCTTTCATCAGCCGGGCCTGCCTATTGAAGAACAGGGAGAAAATGGCAGAAAAAAGCTTTTGGGAACAAGCTTTGCCGAGTTCCAGTCCCTACTAATTGGTCAGATGAAACAGCTTTTTTCAGCAAATGGATTTAATGCGGAAAAAGATATTGCCGGCCTTATTCTGAACCGGTGGACATACAGCTATGTGAATCCGCAGCCCGGCTTTTACTTCGGCAAAGACGGCAAGCCTGCAGCGCGGGATGTCATTCGCAAGGCCTTTGGAAGTATTGCCTTTGCCCATGCTGAACTCAATGGGCATCAGCACTGGGTTGCGGCTGTGGATGAAGGCAGAAGAGCCGCAAGACAGGCCATGGAAGCATAG
- a CDS encoding fused MFS/spermidine synthase, translated as MTRIFMVLSLCLVLFPLQGFALEPSEKLLFEKNSLYQYISVIEDIAKKERYVRNQKREFTQGGIYVNAPDKLLLEFTQMSFISLAFLDRDPKDVLFIGLGAGAMPKYFTMHYPDVVIDIAEIDPDMLSVAQKYFYFKENERMKVYVDDGRLFAKRTKKKFDWIVLDAYQNDYIPFHLTTLEFLKEVKSRLKDNGVVVANITSPFRNKFFDSMVMTYKKAFPHLYVFKGKKSGNFIFVATLSNNIKNKDVVETRAHKIQSDRKFDIDLEELASRYETSSAYEWDGAKILTDDFAPVNLYQHQKSAAP; from the coding sequence ATGACAAGAATATTTATGGTATTAAGCTTATGTCTTGTGCTGTTTCCCCTGCAGGGGTTTGCTCTCGAACCTTCGGAGAAATTGCTGTTCGAAAAGAATTCCCTGTACCAATATATTTCCGTCATCGAGGATATTGCCAAGAAAGAGCGGTATGTCCGTAACCAAAAGAGAGAATTTACACAGGGAGGCATTTACGTAAATGCGCCAGATAAACTCCTTCTTGAATTCACACAGATGAGCTTTATCTCTCTTGCCTTTCTGGACAGAGACCCTAAGGACGTCCTTTTTATCGGTCTCGGCGCTGGCGCCATGCCCAAGTATTTCACTATGCACTATCCGGATGTCGTTATCGATATCGCAGAGATTGACCCCGACATGCTGTCTGTGGCTCAGAAGTATTTTTATTTCAAAGAAAACGAGAGGATGAAAGTATATGTAGATGACGGCAGGCTTTTTGCCAAAAGGACAAAGAAGAAATTCGACTGGATCGTTCTCGATGCCTATCAGAATGACTACATTCCTTTTCATCTTACGACACTTGAGTTTCTTAAGGAAGTGAAAAGCAGGTTAAAGGATAACGGCGTAGTCGTTGCCAATATAACCTCTCCTTTCAGAAATAAGTTTTTCGATTCCATGGTTATGACCTATAAGAAGGCATTTCCTCACCTTTACGTTTTCAAAGGAAAGAAGTCGGGCAATTTTATTTTCGTTGCAACATTGAGCAACAACATTAAAAACAAGGACGTAGTCGAAACAAGAGCCCATAAAATTCAATCTGATCGAAAATTTGATATCGACCTTGAGGAGTTAGCATCACGATATGAGACTTCATCTGCCTATGAGTGGGACGGCGCCAAGATCCTTACCGACGACTTTGCGCCGGTAAATCTCTATCAACACCAGAAATCAGCGGCACCGTAA
- a CDS encoding fused MFS/spermidine synthase produces MIKFVVFMCGAIVMSFEILGSRVLAPNFGSSVFVWGSLISVFLAGLSVGYYLGGRLADINPSSRKLSLILISPGLLLLTFPLYSSLISDWIFMKDLGVRMSPLIASSVLFLIPSVFLGIVSPYSTKLMICSLHTSGKTIGTLYALSTFGSIIGTIITSFYLITLAGVNALIIGQGVLLIFLAIPLYFMNLSCNMAQADR; encoded by the coding sequence ATGATTAAATTCGTAGTTTTTATGTGCGGCGCAATCGTAATGTCATTTGAAATTCTGGGCAGCAGGGTGCTTGCCCCGAACTTCGGCAGTTCTGTCTTTGTCTGGGGAAGCCTGATCAGTGTCTTCCTTGCAGGACTCTCTGTCGGTTACTATTTAGGAGGACGACTCGCTGATATCAATCCGTCCTCCCGAAAACTCAGTCTTATACTTATCTCACCGGGCCTGCTCTTGCTGACGTTTCCTCTATACAGCAGTTTAATATCAGACTGGATATTCATGAAAGATCTGGGTGTGAGGATGAGCCCTCTGATAGCCTCTTCTGTCCTCTTTCTGATCCCGTCAGTATTCCTCGGCATCGTGAGCCCGTACTCGACAAAACTGATGATCTGCAGCCTGCATACTTCAGGCAAAACCATCGGAACGCTCTATGCCCTTTCCACGTTCGGAAGTATTATCGGTACTATCATCACTTCTTTTTATCTAATCACTCTGGCTGGCGTCAACGCTCTCATCATAGGGCAGGGAGTTCTGCTTATCTTTTTGGCGATTCCGCTTTACTTCATGAACTTGAGTTGCAATATGGCGCAGGCTGACCGATAA
- a CDS encoding RNA polymerase sigma factor, with amino-acid sequence MDKAESKIMAEVAAGNLSAFREIVECYQNSLLNYAYRYTGDKGAAEDIAQEVFLRVFKTAKDYQPLASFKTWLFKIATNLCLNELRDNRLHRNTIDIFELNEAGFVALASDRFSLEKQTEDRQLSTILMKALNSLPEKQKVALLLHKYDGFSYVEISRMMICSVSAVESLIHRARKGLKKQMSPYL; translated from the coding sequence ATGGATAAAGCCGAATCTAAAATAATGGCCGAAGTTGCCGCCGGAAATCTTTCGGCGTTCCGCGAGATTGTCGAATGCTACCAGAATAGCTTGCTTAATTATGCCTATAGATATACCGGTGACAAGGGTGCAGCAGAGGACATTGCTCAAGAGGTTTTTCTGAGGGTTTTCAAAACAGCAAAGGATTACCAGCCTCTTGCGTCTTTCAAAACGTGGCTTTTTAAGATTGCGACCAATCTCTGCCTCAATGAACTGAGGGATAACAGGTTACATAGAAATACCATAGACATCTTTGAGCTGAATGAAGCTGGCTTTGTTGCTCTTGCTTCGGACCGCTTCTCACTGGAAAAGCAAACTGAAGACCGCCAGTTAAGCACGATCCTGATGAAAGCGCTCAATAGTCTTCCGGAAAAACAGAAAGTCGCCCTGCTTCTGCACAAGTACGATGGCTTTAGCTATGTCGAAATAAGCCGCATGATGATCTGTTCAGTTTCCGCCGTCGAATCCCTCATACACAGGGCACGGAAGGGGCTCAAAAAGCAAATGTCCCCCTATCTCTGA
- a CDS encoding zf-HC2 domain-containing protein: protein MSAFIDNELPPPEHSLIERHLTQCQFCTQEEKSLRKINDLLDSIPDESPVPTFASTAVQRAAAWKRCDYVKEYLYMYAVAFVSLLFKAEYYATTKGRYPAYRHLRNFDDFPPESLSGIYIGLIREVSN from the coding sequence TTGTCTGCATTCATAGATAATGAACTGCCGCCCCCGGAGCACAGCCTGATCGAAAGGCATCTGACGCAGTGTCAATTCTGCACTCAGGAGGAAAAGTCACTTCGGAAAATCAATGACTTATTGGATTCAATACCCGACGAGAGCCCGGTTCCGACATTCGCTTCAACGGCTGTCCAGCGGGCTGCGGCATGGAAACGGTGTGATTATGTAAAAGAATATCTTTACATGTATGCTGTTGCTTTCGTATCTCTTTTATTCAAGGCGGAATACTACGCAACTACAAAGGGACGCTATCCAGCTTACCGCCATCTGCGCAACTTCGATGATTTTCCGCCCGAGTCGCTTTCAGGTATCTACATTGGCCTTATTCGGGAAGTGTCCAATTGA
- a CDS encoding periplasmic heavy metal sensor, whose translation MKDLLILFLSVIIIVFLVNKVRTTRRKPIRGYLDLIELTEDQKQKVEEIRKSFLPEVAGVRQALRQKRLELSDLLFAEHPAMQEIDSKSREISSLQTELERKVIDHILEEKELLSSKQKEQFYKVIRSEFEGGGLGVHGEKAPRGK comes from the coding sequence TTGAAGGACCTTCTTATATTATTCCTTTCAGTTATTATCATTGTCTTTCTTGTAAATAAAGTGAGGACAACCCGCCGTAAACCGATCAGGGGTTATCTTGACCTGATTGAGCTCACCGAGGATCAAAAACAGAAGGTAGAAGAGATAAGAAAGAGCTTCCTGCCTGAGGTTGCAGGAGTCAGGCAAGCTCTTCGTCAAAAAAGGCTCGAACTGAGTGATCTGCTCTTTGCTGAACATCCCGCCATGCAGGAAATCGATTCCAAAAGCAGGGAGATATCAAGTCTTCAGACTGAACTGGAAAGAAAAGTCATTGACCACATACTTGAAGAAAAGGAACTCCTTTCCTCTAAACAGAAAGAACAGTTCTATAAAGTAATACGGAGCGAATTTGAAGGAGGTGGATTAGGAGTTCACGGAGAAAAAGCCCCCAGGGGAAAATAA
- a CDS encoding sulfate permease, whose translation MDKSEGSHILRFDRVELAGSLGDLGTLLPIVVAMILINKLSPSAVFLSFGVFYLIAGVYYRLPVPVQPLKAVGAIAIASPALITESVIGASGIIFGVILLLLAFSGTVDKIAKLFTQPVVRGIQLALGLVFLRKGVELIVGKNLFLSGVAGTYAEYNINLIIGIAVFLLVLALLDNKKLPAAIAAVVAGIVAGLLLGGFDSLRFSIGPTEMHFISPSLKDYWTAFIMLILPQMPLTIGNACVGTADTCYSLFPKSHMLSKTKAGKFALTMGIVNFPTGFLGAVPMCHGTGGLAAHYRFGARTGGAPIMIGALLVVMALAFGEFGFTLLAMIPNSVLGVLLIFAGLELCPLIRSLKENEEFFVALLIAGIALSVTNMSWAFVIGIAADLFIRKMKIKI comes from the coding sequence ATGGATAAAAGCGAAGGATCTCATATACTTCGATTCGACCGGGTAGAGTTAGCCGGTTCACTCGGTGATCTTGGAACGCTGCTGCCAATTGTAGTGGCAATGATCCTGATCAATAAGCTAAGTCCTTCTGCGGTGTTTCTTTCCTTTGGCGTGTTTTATCTCATCGCGGGAGTTTACTACCGACTTCCGGTGCCGGTTCAGCCTCTGAAAGCTGTGGGTGCCATCGCTATTGCCTCTCCCGCGTTGATTACAGAGTCTGTAATAGGCGCATCGGGCATTATATTCGGCGTTATTCTGCTGCTGCTGGCGTTTTCCGGCACTGTAGATAAGATTGCAAAACTGTTTACTCAGCCCGTTGTCAGAGGAATTCAGCTTGCGCTTGGCCTCGTCTTCCTGAGAAAAGGGGTGGAGTTGATCGTTGGAAAGAATCTGTTTCTTAGCGGTGTGGCTGGCACATATGCTGAATACAACATAAACCTCATTATTGGGATAGCTGTCTTTCTTCTGGTGCTGGCCCTTCTCGACAACAAGAAACTGCCTGCCGCCATCGCTGCCGTTGTTGCCGGCATTGTCGCCGGGCTATTACTTGGTGGATTTGATAGCCTTAGGTTTTCGATAGGTCCTACCGAAATGCATTTCATTTCCCCATCTCTGAAGGATTATTGGACAGCCTTCATAATGCTCATATTGCCTCAGATGCCGTTGACTATAGGCAATGCCTGTGTGGGCACCGCCGATACGTGCTACTCTCTCTTCCCGAAGAGTCACATGCTTTCCAAAACAAAGGCTGGCAAGTTCGCCTTGACCATGGGCATAGTCAACTTCCCTACCGGTTTCTTGGGCGCTGTACCGATGTGCCACGGAACTGGGGGGCTTGCTGCTCATTACCGTTTTGGGGCAAGAACAGGCGGGGCTCCCATTATGATTGGCGCTCTTCTTGTCGTCATGGCACTGGCCTTCGGGGAGTTCGGGTTTACCCTGCTCGCTATGATCCCTAACTCGGTGCTCGGGGTACTGCTCATCTTTGCTGGTCTGGAACTCTGCCCATTGATACGCAGCCTCAAGGAAAATGAGGAGTTCTTCGTAGCCCTTCTCATCGCCGGTATTGCACTTTCAGTGACCAATATGTCATGGGCCTTTGTAATAGGAATAGCCGCTGATCTGTTTATCCGGAAAATGAAAATCAAGATCTAG
- a CDS encoding isoprenylcysteine carboxylmethyltransferase family protein, which translates to MNKTKALGNSAIVLYFIIGLEIMIMISPFAGFFYSVFNPFLLAIAKYPSTKWLSSFFLPHMVVPPDDFLKFVRVMGSVLFVLGMGIFFICAFQVYANKFLKRGTALKGLYSVIRHPQYVGLGIAGIGLSILWPRFLVPMLWLVMILLYYFLSKDEERRMLKQYPDTYRAYMDKTGMFLPKQIEKILLPNSAAGKFAVFVLIVVFTVGGAFFLRDYTVKHLPIWSGSNVAVLGISDTDMPMMNHRMPDILNMDEVKNRLKDDDHYLVYFLPANYIMQGLIADTGGDWKLYKQHHTVSMITDWIFHPFRHLTEGHHAMHGASDHAGHDMGSGIARRLVFLKIEAVTVDQPYDLLSINAKRTPLFMVDVEIHGLSLLELKDLPRDTGWGTVPTPVF; encoded by the coding sequence ATGAATAAGACAAAGGCGCTCGGAAATAGCGCAATAGTGTTGTATTTTATTATCGGACTTGAGATCATGATTATGATAAGCCCTTTTGCCGGATTCTTTTACTCGGTATTCAACCCGTTTCTTTTGGCAATCGCTAAATACCCTTCAACAAAATGGCTCAGTTCTTTCTTTCTGCCCCATATGGTGGTACCACCCGACGACTTTCTGAAGTTCGTTCGAGTTATGGGATCTGTATTGTTTGTGCTCGGCATGGGTATCTTCTTTATCTGCGCATTTCAGGTCTATGCAAATAAGTTCCTGAAAAGAGGCACAGCCTTAAAGGGACTTTACTCGGTTATCAGGCATCCGCAGTATGTTGGCCTCGGCATTGCCGGTATCGGGCTTTCGATTCTCTGGCCGAGGTTTCTTGTGCCAATGCTCTGGCTTGTAATGATACTACTTTACTACTTCCTTTCGAAGGATGAAGAAAGAAGAATGCTGAAGCAGTATCCCGACACCTACAGGGCATACATGGATAAGACCGGTATGTTCCTGCCTAAGCAGATTGAAAAGATATTACTGCCGAACAGTGCGGCTGGCAAATTTGCAGTCTTCGTGCTGATAGTCGTCTTCACCGTAGGCGGGGCCTTTTTCTTAAGGGACTACACGGTAAAACATCTTCCAATCTGGTCAGGTTCCAATGTTGCAGTGCTCGGGATTTCCGATACTGACATGCCGATGATGAATCACAGAATGCCGGATATTCTCAACATGGATGAGGTCAAGAACAGACTGAAAGATGATGATCATTATCTGGTCTATTTTCTGCCTGCCAACTACATCATGCAAGGCCTTATTGCCGATACAGGCGGGGACTGGAAGCTATATAAGCAGCATCATACTGTCAGCATGATTACTGACTGGATATTTCATCCTTTCAGACATCTTACAGAGGGCCACCATGCCATGCACGGAGCCTCAGACCATGCCGGCCATGACATGGGTTCTGGTATTGCGCGAAGACTTGTTTTCCTGAAGATCGAGGCCGTGACTGTGGATCAGCCCTATGACCTGCTGTCAATCAATGCGAAGAGGACTCCGCTGTTCATGGTAGATGTCGAGATCCACGGGCTAAGTCTACTTGAGTTGAAGGACCTCCCGAGAGATACAGGATGGGGAACTGTTCCGACACCTGTGTTTTAA